CTATtgctcttcttctctttttggCCTTTCAACTGCAGAAAACATGAACCAACTTGACTTCTAATATTGAGCTACGAGTACTCGAGTTATTTAAGACTATCGTCAAGACAAGTTGATCGAAATCTTCACCTCTGTATCGACTTGTAAAGAACCACAGTAACGTATTTGGACAGGAACCGGTTAGTTGAACCGAGTGCTACCACAGAAGGGGTACTCCTATCTTTCTGCATGTAGAGATGGTTAAGTACCACGTGCTGAGGTCTTGAAAGCGGAGGTGGAATTTCCATGTGAGATGGAGAAACGTTAAGCAAAGTCATCTGTAGATGGGGTGGGACCATGGGTGGCTCCTTAGCGTAGTCCTCGGATACAAGGTGCAAGTTGTTGTAGCTGGAATCAGGGGACTGAGGAGGTTCGAAACCAGAAATGCTTTCGATGTCTTCTGGAACGTAATCCTGCACATTGCATCAGTCAGTAAGGACACAACTTTGTCAAGATATAGCACGTCAATGCAAAGGAAAAAAACATTGATATGGCGAGTGATATGCCCATCTGGAAACTTAGAAGTTGAATAAGACTGAGATGATTCATTCAAGAAAGGTTTAGCCAAAACTAATTGTAGAACAACCCGTGTCATCAACAAAGTCGAGTATCATGcttctactttttctttttgatagggTAAACCCTGCCCTTCAGAACTCTTGGAGCCATTGGTGGAACTCTCTCACTCTGCTCCCTTTGACTCGAATCCAACCAAAGGTTGGTTGAACCACGCCACAAAGGTGGGATAGTCTAGTGAAAGAACTGTTCCTGAAGAGGGTCTAGACAGTGGCAGAGCCAGGAATTTTACTAAAGGGTGtcacaatattaaaaaaagtagaCACAGAGAAAATAAGGGGAGTCAACCTatagtatatatacataaaactaGAATTTTGACCAAACTAAACATTGTAATTTTCCGGCTGACACCCCTTAGCATAAGGTGGCTCCTCCGCCATTGGGTCGAGAGTGCTGgtgtttaaaatataaataagagtTGGAGCGGATCATGTTTCTTTTGTTGCATATTTAACCGTTACTCCACAAGTGTGATTAGTTTACATCGAAGTGCTCGAATGCCCTTTAATCTAACATGAATATCTACTCTAGAAACAAATCAAGTTATGGGCATAAAAGTGAAAAAGGGAATCACACAATTACAGAAACTAAAGGACTCGTAAACGGTCAAGACTTCACTTTGCAAAGTGGATGTTGGGGTTATGTTGTATGCGTAAAAGGTTTACAAGCCTGTAATTAAATTGCAACAAATGAATATGTGAAAAATGTGTAAATATACCCTGCTTGTGGCCTAAGCCATCCAAGATTTGGTGgatgaaaatgaaagaagaatagAAAAGAATAGGTTTGTGGCCATTTGCTTGCAGGCAAACCGTGTGATGAGCCATGATGTCAATACTGAACGGAGAagaaacagagaagaaaatatgGATCTAAAGTGGAAAAGTATCAGTCACAGCTATACGCCCCTGAAAATAATCACCGAGGTTAGGCTGCATAAGGCACTAAAGAACAAATTTCACCAAAGAAAAAGTTCATCTCTTCACTTTGAATCTAAAAGAAACGGGTATCAACACTTTACAGCTTTCCTCATTCAAACGACTTACCCCcataaagaaaaatgagaagGTATTCTAGTTTTACACAACATAAAATAGCACAATAAGGATTTTAAAATTCTTACACATATTCTATGCAAAagcacaaaataataaaaaaaataacacaaattaaGATAGACGCTATGGAAGAAAAATTGAAGATGTCAAAAGGTTTACACTGGATAAAGTGACTCGACGAGAGAGAGATTATTGGAGAACACCCACAGCATTAGCCATACCATATGGCCATCAAAGACTAGAACTTCTCTTTAAAGGTACATGAGTTAACATGTCCTTTAAGCAACATAATGACTTCTAAAAAATGTAATGGATGCAATTCAAAAGAACTCTTAGTGAAATTCCCTATGATTCTTCTTTGAGAAAACAAAGGACATATTCAGGCATTGACTTAATGATCTCTCACCATATTTTCTATCTAACAGACATGAACAGACTAGACACTTGAGTGACAGCTAAGTTTCAGTCTAAGATAAAGCAAAACTCAGCAGAGATTCAACCAACAGACATGTAAAATCTTTTtccatatcatttttaaaagtcaaattcttAGACAGCCGAAGAACACAGGCATAAGTGCAATCCATGAGGAGCTTTTGATCTATGAAGAAGAGCCAAACAGAATTTCAAAAACGTCTTAATTCCAATTATCTAAAACTACATGTATAAAAATGAGTCATGAAGAAATAACTCATTCAGAAGGAGCTCCATTCAGAAGTATCTTAGTCTCATCATGTTTGAAGTCATCTTTCATATTTGAGATGTGAGTATAAAAGGCAGACACTACCTATTACATGTAGGCTAGCTCTCTAAAGTGTCGCAAATTACCGGATTAAGCACACAGATCTAACCAAAACTTGTTTCATGAAGAAGCATGAAGTTTCCGATCAGGCAATCACATAATAATAGTTACTCCTCCCACGTTTTATAGACAACATAGCTTAACTTGGTGAAGTTAATTTGACTAACATATTATATCCAGTAATGTGTTTCAGGAGCCTCGAAGAAACCGTACAAAACAAAACTAGACTTCGAATCCAATGGATTACTGAAAATGTAGTAACAACCATGACAACaggatgaaaaaaattgaaaaaagaaaaaacaggaTGGCAAATGTACCTTCATGTCTAAAAGGTTGTAAGTATTCCCTGCTTCATCCTGAACACATGGCAAGTCAGGGGAACACCTCCATTGTCCGTCAACTATAAACCTATATTGGTATACCCCTGAAGGAAGCACCTTCAAAATGGTGAAATCCTTCCCTGATTTTTGCAGAGGCATCCTGGAAAGAGTTTGAAACTTCAACGTTAAACTTGCAACCTTAACACCAAAATAGAGATCATGGATGAGGAAATTGTCTTTTTGCTGTAGAACGTGGAAGAGAAAAAACTTATAACCTTGACTTCCAATTATCCCAT
The window above is part of the Solanum pennellii chromosome 5, SPENNV200 genome. Proteins encoded here:
- the LOC107018591 gene encoding SNF1-related protein kinase regulatory subunit beta-2-like isoform X2; its protein translation is MGNVNGREENEGNIPSGVEGVDGVDSGGVQDIMAVHQVDGEFMGQSPPSSPRASRSPLMFRPEMPVVPLQRPDEGHGPSISWSQTTSGYEEPCDEQGVPTLISWTLDGKEVAVEGSWDNWKSRMPLQKSGKDFTILKVLPSGVYQYRFIVDGQWRCSPDLPCVQDEAGNTYNLLDMKDYVPEDIESISGFEPPQSPDSSYNNLHLVSEDYAKEPPMVPPHLQMTLLNVSPSHMEIPPPLSRPQHVVLNHLYMQKDRSTPSVVALGSTNRFLSKYVTVVLYKSIQS
- the LOC107018591 gene encoding SNF1-related protein kinase regulatory subunit beta-2-like isoform X1, whose protein sequence is MGNVNGREENEGNIPSGVEGVDGVDSGGVQDIMAVHQVDGEFMGQSPPSSPRASRSPLMFRPEMPVVPLQRPDEGHGPSISWSQTTSGYEEPCDEQGVPTLISWTLDGKEVAVEGSWDNWKSRMPLQKSGKDFTILKVLPSGVYQYRFIVDGQWRCSPDLPCVQDEAGNTYNLLDMKDYVPEDIESISGFEPPQSPDSSYNNLHLVSEDYAKEPPMVPPHLQMTLLNVSPSHMEIPPPLSRPQHVVLNHLYMQKDRSTPSVVALGSTNRFLSKYVTVVLYKSIQR